A genomic region of Podarcis raffonei isolate rPodRaf1 chromosome 13, rPodRaf1.pri, whole genome shotgun sequence contains the following coding sequences:
- the RPS9 gene encoding 40S ribosomal protein S9, with translation MPVARSWVCRKTYVTPRRPFEKSRLDQELKLIGEYGLRNKREVWRVKFTLAKIRKAARELLTLDEKDQRRLFEGNALLRRLVRIGVLDEGKMKLDYILGLKIEDFLERRLQTQVFKLGLAKSIHHARVLIRQRHIRVRKQVVNIPSFIVRLDSQKHIDFSLRSPYGGGRPGRVKRKNAKKGQGGAGGGDDEEED, from the exons ATGCcagttgccaggagctgggtatgtcgGAAGACATATGTCACCCCAAGGCGGCCCTTTGAGAAGTCCCGGCTTGACCAGGAACTGAAGCTGATTG GTGAATATGGGCTGCGTAACAAGCGTGAAGTGTGGCGGGTGAAGTTCACCTTGGCCAAGATCCGCAAAGCTGCCCGAGAGCTGCTCACCCTGGATGAGAAGGATCAGAGGCGTCTCTTTGAGG GTAATGCCCTGCTGCGCCGTCTGGTCAGAATTGGGGTGCTGGATGAGGGCAAGATGAAGCTGGATTACATCCTGGGTCTGAAAATTGAGGATTTTCTGGAGAGGCGTCTCCAAACCCAGGTCTTCAAGCTGGGCTTGGCCAAGTCCATCCACCATGCCCGGGTGCTCATCCGTCAAAGACACATCCG TGTAAGGAAGCAAGTAGTGAACATCCCTTCCTTCATCGTCCGCCTGGACTCCCAAAAGCATATTGACTTCTCCCTCCGCTCACCATATGGTGGTGGCCGCCCAGGTCGCGTCAAGAGGAAGAATGCCAAGAAGGGCCAGGGTGGTGCTGGAGGCGGTgatgatgaggaagaagattaA
- the LOC128399915 gene encoding suppressor of cytokine signaling 3-like, translating to MVPLCWCCPPAPAPAAAAMTGTATTSYHFKSFCGEFERVESALERLEASGFYWGSLSGAEAKRLLTSQPPGVFLVRDSSDHHHLFTLSVRTNTGITNLRIQQQGSAFHLEALPGAGHPPAFHCVVRLVEHYLCLGAVEGGPCYLEREGQPPVPLALTHPLCCKVPTLQELSRRAVRASMRGRGDARAQLQGLPVPQGLLNSLCT from the coding sequence ATGGTCCCCCTGTGCTGGTGCTGCCCGCCAGCACCTGCACCAGCTGCGGCGGCCATGACGGGCACGGCCACAACCTCCTACCACTTCAAGAGTTTCTGTGGGGAGTTTGAGCGGGTGGAAAGCGCCCTGGAACGCCTCGAGGCCAGTGGCTTCTACTGGGGCAGCCTGTCTGGGGCCGAAGCCAAGCGCCTTTTGACCTCCCAGCCGCCCGGCGTCTTCCTCGTGCGAGATTCCTCCgaccaccaccacctcttcaCCCTGAGCGTCCGCACCAACACGGGCATCACCAACCTGCGCATCCAGCAGCAGGGCTCAGCTTTCCACCTGGAGGCCTTGCCAGGCGCTGGCCACCCCCCGGCCTTCCACTGTGTGGTCCGGCTAGTAGAGCACTATCTGTGCCTGGGAGCAGTAGAAGGGGGCCCCTGTTACCTGGAGAGGGAGGGGCAGCCCCcagtgcctttggccctcacccaTCCTCTCTGCTGCAAAGTGCCCACCTTGCAAGAGCTGAGTCGCCGGGCAGTGCGTGCCAGTATGAGGGGCAGAGGCGATGCCAGGGCTCAGCTGCAGGGGCTGCCAGTACCGCAGGGACTCTTGAACTCGCTGTGCACCTGA